The following are encoded together in the Nocardioides sp. Arc9.136 genome:
- the guaA gene encoding glutamine-hydrolyzing GMP synthase, with the protein MTAVGEHDLVLVVDFGAQYAQLIARRVREARVYSEIVPHTMPVEEMLARGPKAIVLSGGPSSVYAEGAPSIDTSLFTAGTPVFGMCYGFQLMARGLGGEVSHTGAREYGRTDVTVTEPGTLLSDVPTAHRVWMSHGDSVTAAPEGFSVLASTAVTPVAAFEDVGRGLAGVQWHPEVLHTEHGQQVLEHFLHEIAGCRPTWTMVNIVEEQIEAIRTQVGERGRAICGLSGGVDSAVAAAIVQRAIGDRLTCVYVDHGLMRQGETEQVERDFVAATGVDLKVVDAEERFLSALAGISDPEEKRKTIGREFIRVFEAARAEILAGFVEQSTATEGDKVAFLVQGTLYPDVVESGGGAGTSNIKSHHNVGGLPDDMDLELVEPLRTLFKDEVRQVGEQLGLPAEIVHRQPFPGPGLGIRIIGEVTRERLDILRQADAIAREEMTRAGLDRDVWQMPVVLLADVRSVGVQGDGRTYGHPVVLRPVTSEDAMTADWARLPYDVLERISTRITNEVSEVNRVTVDITSKPPGTIEWE; encoded by the coding sequence ATGACGGCGGTGGGAGAGCACGACCTGGTCCTGGTGGTCGACTTCGGGGCGCAGTACGCGCAGCTGATCGCCCGCCGGGTGCGCGAGGCCCGCGTCTACTCCGAGATCGTGCCGCACACGATGCCGGTCGAGGAGATGCTGGCGCGGGGGCCCAAGGCCATCGTGCTGTCCGGCGGCCCGTCCTCGGTGTACGCCGAGGGCGCACCCTCGATCGACACGTCGCTGTTCACGGCCGGCACGCCGGTCTTCGGCATGTGCTACGGCTTCCAGCTGATGGCCCGCGGCCTCGGCGGCGAGGTGTCCCACACCGGCGCCCGGGAGTACGGCCGGACCGACGTGACGGTCACCGAGCCCGGCACGCTGCTCTCCGACGTACCCACCGCGCACCGGGTGTGGATGTCCCACGGCGACTCCGTCACGGCCGCTCCCGAGGGCTTCTCGGTGCTCGCGTCGACGGCGGTCACCCCCGTCGCGGCGTTCGAGGACGTCGGCCGCGGCCTCGCCGGCGTCCAGTGGCACCCCGAGGTGCTGCACACCGAGCACGGCCAGCAGGTCCTCGAGCACTTCCTGCACGAGATCGCGGGGTGCCGGCCGACGTGGACGATGGTCAACATCGTCGAGGAGCAGATCGAGGCGATCCGCACCCAGGTCGGCGAGCGCGGCCGCGCGATCTGCGGGCTCTCCGGCGGCGTGGACTCCGCCGTCGCGGCGGCGATCGTGCAGCGCGCCATCGGCGACCGGCTCACCTGCGTGTACGTCGACCACGGCCTCATGCGCCAGGGCGAGACCGAGCAGGTCGAGCGCGACTTCGTGGCCGCGACCGGGGTGGACCTGAAGGTGGTCGACGCCGAGGAGCGCTTCCTCTCCGCCCTCGCCGGCATCTCCGACCCCGAGGAGAAGCGCAAGACCATCGGCCGGGAGTTCATCCGCGTCTTCGAGGCCGCCCGCGCCGAGATCCTCGCCGGGTTCGTCGAGCAGAGCACCGCGACCGAGGGCGACAAGGTCGCGTTCCTCGTCCAGGGCACGCTCTACCCCGACGTCGTGGAGTCCGGCGGCGGGGCCGGCACCTCCAACATCAAGTCCCACCACAACGTGGGCGGCCTGCCCGACGACATGGACCTCGAGCTGGTCGAGCCGCTGCGCACCCTGTTCAAGGACGAGGTGCGCCAGGTCGGCGAGCAGCTCGGCCTGCCGGCCGAGATCGTCCACCGCCAGCCGTTCCCCGGCCCCGGCCTGGGCATCCGGATCATCGGGGAGGTCACCCGCGAGCGGCTCGACATCCTCCGCCAGGCTGACGCGATCGCGCGCGAGGAGATGACCCGGGCCGGGCTGGACCGGGACGTGTGGCAGATGCCGGTCGTGCTCCTCGCCGACGTCCGCTCGGTCGGCGTGCAGGGCGACGGCCGCACCTACGGCCACCCCGTCGTGCTGCGCCCGGTCACCTCGGAGGACGCCATGACCGCGGACTGGGCGCGCCTGCCGTACGACGTGCTCGAGCGCATCTCCACCCGGATCACCAACGAGGTGAGCGAGGTCAACCGGGTCACCGTCGACATCACCTCCAAGCCCCCGGGCACCATCGAGTGGGAGTGA
- a CDS encoding GMC oxidoreductase, whose product MTTDRPEQARDFDVLVVGSGFGGSVAALRLTEKGYRVGVLEAGARFRDEDFAETSWDVKRYLFRPEVGCYGIQRIDALRDCLIVSGAGVGGGSLVYANTLYEPLPAFFNDPQWSHITDWKSELAPFYDQAKRMLGVVENPLRTPADDVMEKVASEMGVADTFHPTPVGVFFGGPGQEKGEQVADPYFGGAGPERTTCIGCGACMSGCRHNAKNTLVKNYLYLAEEAGAKVLPLTTVTRIAPREDGGYDVHVRYTKAKTPRRSATRVLTADQVVLAASALGTQRLLHRMKDEGHLPRVSDRIGYLSRTNSESILGAIAPDTKIDYSEGIAITSSFHPDDDTHIEPVRYGKGSNFMSMLQTVLTDGDGPAPRWRTWVKETWKQRRNITDLYDLRHWSERTVIALVMQSLDNSITTYTKRIPGTNRRFLTSRQGHGVPNPTWIPAGNAAVRLMAKIIGGTPGGNIGEQFNMPLTAHFLGGCAIGDSAETGVIDPYQRVYGHPGLHVSDGSAVTANLGVNPSLTITAQAERAMSLWPNKGEQDRRPALGADYRRVDPVAPRSPVVPDSAPGALRLPIVGVS is encoded by the coding sequence ATGACGACCGACCGACCTGAGCAGGCCCGCGACTTCGACGTCCTCGTCGTCGGATCCGGCTTCGGCGGCTCCGTGGCCGCCCTGCGGCTGACCGAGAAGGGCTACCGCGTCGGGGTGCTCGAGGCGGGCGCCCGGTTCCGGGACGAGGACTTCGCCGAGACCTCCTGGGACGTCAAGCGCTACCTGTTCCGACCGGAGGTCGGCTGCTACGGCATCCAGCGCATCGACGCGCTGCGCGACTGCCTGATCGTCTCCGGTGCCGGCGTGGGCGGCGGCTCGCTGGTCTACGCCAACACCCTCTACGAGCCGCTGCCGGCGTTCTTCAACGACCCGCAGTGGAGCCACATCACCGACTGGAAGTCCGAGCTCGCGCCGTTCTACGACCAGGCCAAGCGCATGCTCGGCGTGGTCGAGAACCCACTGCGGACCCCGGCCGACGACGTGATGGAGAAGGTCGCCAGCGAGATGGGCGTGGCCGACACCTTCCACCCGACCCCGGTCGGCGTCTTCTTCGGCGGCCCCGGCCAGGAGAAGGGCGAGCAGGTGGCCGACCCGTACTTCGGCGGCGCCGGTCCCGAGCGCACCACCTGCATCGGCTGCGGTGCCTGCATGAGCGGCTGCCGCCACAACGCCAAGAACACCCTGGTCAAGAACTACCTCTACCTGGCCGAGGAGGCCGGTGCGAAGGTGCTGCCGCTGACGACGGTCACCCGGATCGCGCCCCGCGAGGACGGCGGGTACGACGTCCACGTCCGCTACACCAAGGCCAAGACGCCCCGACGGTCGGCGACCCGCGTGCTCACCGCCGACCAGGTGGTGCTGGCGGCCTCGGCGCTGGGTACGCAGCGGCTCCTGCACCGGATGAAGGACGAGGGGCACCTGCCGCGGGTCTCCGACCGCATCGGCTACCTCTCCCGGACCAACTCCGAGTCGATCCTGGGCGCGATCGCGCCCGACACGAAGATCGACTACAGCGAGGGCATCGCGATCACGTCCTCCTTCCACCCCGACGACGACACCCACATCGAGCCGGTCCGCTACGGCAAGGGCAGCAACTTCATGTCCATGCTGCAGACCGTGCTCACCGACGGCGACGGCCCGGCCCCGCGCTGGCGCACCTGGGTCAAGGAGACCTGGAAGCAGCGGCGCAACATCACCGATCTCTACGACCTGCGGCACTGGTCGGAGCGCACGGTGATCGCGCTGGTGATGCAGAGCCTGGACAACTCGATCACGACGTACACCAAGCGGATCCCGGGCACGAACCGCCGCTTCCTCACCTCGCGCCAGGGCCACGGCGTCCCGAACCCGACCTGGATCCCGGCCGGCAACGCCGCGGTCCGGCTGATGGCCAAGATCATCGGCGGCACGCCGGGCGGCAACATCGGCGAGCAGTTCAACATGCCGCTGACCGCCCACTTCCTCGGCGGCTGCGCGATCGGCGACTCCGCCGAGACCGGGGTGATCGACCCCTACCAGCGGGTCTACGGCCACCCCGGCCTGCACGTCTCGGACGGCTCCGCGGTCACCGCCAACCTCGGCGTGAACCCGTCGCTGACGATCACCGCCCAGGCCGAGCGGGCGATGTCGCTGTGGCCGAACAAGGGCGAGCAGGACCGGCGCCCGGCGCTCGGCGCGGACTACCGCCGGGTGGACCCCGTCGCCCCGCGCTCGCCGGTCGTCCCCGACAGCGCGCCGGGGGCCCTGCGGCTCCCGATCGTCGGGGTCTCCTGA